The following coding sequences are from one Macaca nemestrina isolate mMacNem1 chromosome 1, mMacNem.hap1, whole genome shotgun sequence window:
- the LOC105495098 gene encoding CUB domain-containing protein 2 — MLAERGACLLLAVALLGPGPWAQAMEGVKCGGVLSAPSGNFSSPNFPRLYPYNTECSWLIVVAEGSSVLLTFHAFDLEYHDTCSFDFLEIYNGASPDKGNLLGRFCGKVPPPPFTSSWHVMSVVFHSDKHVASHGFSAGYQKDVCGGVLTGLSGVLTSPEYPNNYPNSMECHWVIRAAGPASVKLVFVDFQVEGNEECTYDYVAVLGGPGPTRGHHYCGSTRPPTLVSLGHELQVIFKSDFNIGGRGFKAYYFSGQCQEVYMTMRGNFSSPRYPSSYPNNIRCHWTIRLPPGYRVKVFFLDLDLEEPNSLTKTCDFDHLAAFDGASEEAPLLGNWCGHHLPPPVTSSHNQLLLLLHTDRSTTHRGFSVAYIGVVPMNVSCSRTDFQILISMQALAPLERTKVYLGSRSCAAQEVGSNFRIQARFDTCGTESQRRNNTSVIVSVLYIDFSAAGREDIHEYEVRCEPRRKEASVHLLSGSHWLGPYAATAEHLQEAPPGDEVEALEGPVTVVAQDTSDIVFLGLCILAGILMVIAIVVLMLL; from the exons ATGCTGGCAGAGCGGGGGGCTTGCCTGCTGCTGGCAGTGGCActgctgggcccagggccctggGCCCAAGCCATGGAAG GTGTCAAATGTGGGGGTGTGCTCTCAGCACCTTCTGGAAACTTCTCCAGTCCCAACTTCCCTAGACTGTACCCCTACAACACAGAGTGCAGCTGGCTGATCGTGGTGGCTGAGGGCTCCTCGGTGCTGCTCACCTTCCATGCCTTTGACCTGGAGTACCATGACACCTGCAGCTTCGACTTCCTGGAGATCTACAATGGAGCCTCACCAGACAAGGGCAACCTGCTGGGGAGGTTCTGCGGCAAGGTGCCCCCGCCGCCCTTCACCTCGTCCTGGCATGTCATGTCTGTCGTCTTCCACTCGGACAAGCACGTGGCCAGCCATGGCTTTTCTGCGGGCTACCAGAAAG ATGTGTGTGGCGGCGTCCTGACTGGCCTGTCGGGGGTCCTCACCAGCCCTGAGTACCCCAACAACTACCCCAACAGCATGGAGTGCCACTGGGTGATCCGGGCCGCTGGCCCTGCCAGTGTCAAGCTGGTGTTCGTGGACTTCCAAGTGGAAGGCAATGAGGAGTGCACCTATGACTATGTGGCTGTGCTTGGGGGTCCTGGCCCCACCCGTGGGCACCACTACTGTGGCAGCACCAGGCCCCCCACCCTCGTGTCTCTGGGCCACGAACTGCAGGTGATTTTCAAGTCCGACTTCAACATCGGAGGCCGTGGCTTCAAGGCCTACTACTTCTCAG GACAATGCCAGGAGGTATACATGACCATGCGGGGCAACTTCTCCAGCCCACGGTACCCCAGTTCCTACCCCAACAACATCCGCTGCCACTGGACCATCCGCCTGCCCCCGGGCTACCGGGTCAAGGTATTCTTCCTGGACCTGGACCTGGAGGAGCCCAACAGCCTGACCAAGACCTGTGACTTTGACCATCTGGCAGCCTTCGATGGGGCCAGTGAGGAGGCACCCCTGCTGGGGAATTGGTGTGGACACCACCTGCCACCACCTGTCACTTCAAGCCACAAccagcttctgcttctgctgcaCACGGACCGCAGCACCACCCACAGGGGCTTCTCCGTGGCCTACATCGGAG TGGTGCCCATGAACGTGAGCTGCTCCCGCACGGACTTCCAGATCCTGATCTCCATGCAGGCGCTGGCCCCGCTGGAGCGGACCAAGGTCTACCTGGGCAGCCGGAGCTGTGCTGCCCAGGAGGTCGGCAGCAACTTCAGGATCCAGGCCCGCTTTGATACCTGCGGCACTGAGTCTCAG AGAAGAAACAACACTTCAGTGATTGTCAGCGTGCTGTACATCGACTTCTCGGCCGCAGGGCGGGAGGACATCCATGAGTACGAGGTCCGCTGTGAGCCGCGGCGCAAGGAGGCTTCCGTCCACCTACTGTCTGGCTCTCACTGGCTAGGTCCCTATGCTGCCACTGCGGAGCACCTTCAGGAAGCACCACCCGGGGATGAGGTGGAGGCACTGGAGGGTCCAGTGACCGTGGTGGCCCAGGATACCAGTGACATCGTCTTCCTGGGGCTTTGCATCCTGGCTGGAATCCTCATGGTTATTGCCATCGTGGTCTTGATGCTGCTTTGA